A single Leptolyngbya ohadii IS1 DNA region contains:
- a CDS encoding FAD-dependent oxidoreductase: MPLNLLRFALAKDHPEPRMFRQPDRLKPTYDAVIIGAGGHGLAAAYYLARDYGMTDVAVLEKSYLGGGNTGRNTTIIRSNYLTPEGVKFYDESVHLWQDLSQDFDLNLFYSTRGHFTLAHTDASVRTMRWRAEVNKHLGVDSELVSPDEIQEACPQMDMSCNGHAPILGALYHAPGSIARHDAVAWGYGRGADQRGVEIHQQTEVLGIRVKGDRVTGVETSRGTIETSKVLCAVAGSTPRLLNMLGIRSPLYVHPLQAMVSEPMKPWLDPIIVSGSLHVYVSQTARGELVMGASLDPYELHSTRSTLDFTEGLAAHMLDLFPFLSHAKIVRQWAGMADMTPDFAPIMGKTPIDGFYLDSGWGTWGFKATPVCGKTMAYTVATDRPHELIKDFSIDRFAKYELMGEKGAASVGH, encoded by the coding sequence ATGCCCCTCAACCTCCTTCGCTTCGCCCTCGCCAAAGACCACCCCGAACCCCGGATGTTTCGCCAGCCCGATCGCCTCAAACCCACTTACGATGCGGTAATTATTGGCGCGGGGGGGCATGGTTTAGCAGCAGCGTATTATCTGGCGCGAGACTACGGCATGACCGATGTAGCGGTGCTGGAAAAGAGCTACCTGGGCGGGGGAAATACGGGACGGAATACGACGATTATTCGATCGAATTATCTGACTCCCGAAGGCGTGAAGTTTTACGATGAGTCGGTGCATTTGTGGCAGGATTTGTCCCAGGATTTTGACCTGAATTTGTTTTACTCCACACGCGGACATTTTACGCTGGCTCACACGGATGCCTCGGTGCGGACGATGCGCTGGCGGGCGGAGGTGAATAAGCATCTGGGCGTTGATAGCGAGCTAGTCAGTCCCGATGAAATCCAGGAAGCCTGTCCGCAAATGGATATGAGCTGCAACGGACACGCGCCGATTTTGGGGGCGTTGTACCATGCGCCGGGAAGTATTGCCCGTCATGATGCGGTTGCCTGGGGCTATGGACGCGGGGCGGATCAGCGGGGCGTAGAAATTCATCAGCAGACGGAAGTTTTGGGCATTCGGGTGAAGGGTGATCGCGTTACAGGCGTGGAAACTTCCAGAGGAACGATCGAAACTTCAAAGGTGCTTTGTGCGGTTGCCGGATCAACGCCGAGACTGCTGAATATGCTGGGAATTCGATCGCCTTTGTATGTCCATCCACTTCAGGCGATGGTGAGCGAACCGATGAAGCCCTGGCTAGACCCAATTATTGTGTCGGGCAGTCTGCACGTTTATGTCAGTCAGACGGCACGGGGCGAACTGGTGATGGGTGCCTCGCTTGATCCCTATGAACTGCATTCAACGCGATCGACTCTCGACTTCACCGAAGGGTTGGCGGCGCACATGCTCGATCTGTTTCCGTTTCTTTCCCACGCAAAGATTGTGCGGCAGTGGGCAGGCATGGCAGATATGACCCCGGACTTCGCGCCGATTATGGGCAAAACGCCGATCGACGGATTCTATCTGGACTCGGGCTGGGGAACGTGGGGATTCAAAGCCACTCCCGTTTGCGGCAAAACGATGGCATATACTGTGGCGACCGATCGTCCTCATGAGTTGATCAAGGATTTTTCGATCGATCGATTTGCGAAGTATGAATTGATGGGCGAAAAGGGTGCCGCCTCGGTTGGGCATTAG
- a CDS encoding AAA family ATPase: protein MGGQATLHFFCGKMAAGKSTLAKELALREKAILFSEDELLSKLFPEEIHEISDYIKYSTRLKEALTDPICNLLSSGISVVLDFPGNTTRQRAWFRKLFEQANVQHKMHFIDATDDRCKQQLKQRSKDLPPDSPFTTDAEFDAITAYFQPPADDEGFHLIRYERK, encoded by the coding sequence ATGGGTGGGCAGGCAACACTCCATTTCTTTTGCGGCAAGATGGCGGCAGGTAAGTCTACGCTAGCGAAGGAACTGGCACTGCGAGAAAAAGCAATCTTGTTCAGCGAGGATGAGCTGTTATCGAAGCTGTTTCCTGAGGAGATTCACGAGATTTCGGACTATATCAAATACTCGACTCGCTTGAAGGAAGCCTTAACCGATCCGATCTGCAATCTGCTCTCGTCTGGTATTTCAGTAGTGCTGGATTTTCCGGGAAACACAACAAGACAGCGTGCCTGGTTCCGCAAACTGTTTGAGCAGGCAAACGTTCAACACAAGATGCACTTTATCGACGCAACGGACGATCGCTGTAAGCAGCAACTTAAACAGCGCAGCAAAGACCTTCCCCCCGATTCGCCCTTCACCACCGATGCCGAATTTGATGCAATTACCGCCTACTTTCAACCTCCCGCTGATGATGAAGGGTTTCACCTGATCAGATACGAGCGGAAATAG
- the purU gene encoding formyltetrahydrofolate deformylase, with product MSSARRYTLSLSCPDRVGIVAAVSSFIASHQGWIVEAQHHADQDFQRFFMRQEILADSLPFDLEGLRKRFQPIADEFQMQWQVTDSAQKKRVVILVSKSDHCLYDLLARWQSKELDIEIPCVISNHEIFRGLVEWHGIPYYHVPVTSETKAIAYDKIMHLFESVNGDVMVLARYMQVLSSEVCDRYPGRIINIHHSFLPSFIGAKPYHQAHQRGVKLIGATCHYVTSELDAGPIIDQDVIRIDHSDAVEDLIRYGRDIEKTVLARGLRYHVEDRVLVHGNKTVVFR from the coding sequence GTGTCTTCTGCCCGTCGATATACCCTTAGTTTGTCCTGTCCCGATCGCGTTGGCATTGTTGCGGCGGTGAGTTCCTTTATTGCCAGTCATCAGGGCTGGATCGTCGAAGCACAGCACCACGCGGATCAGGATTTTCAGCGGTTTTTTATGCGGCAGGAAATTCTGGCGGATTCGCTCCCCTTTGACCTTGAGGGATTGCGGAAACGGTTTCAGCCGATCGCCGATGAATTTCAGATGCAGTGGCAGGTCACAGATTCGGCGCAGAAAAAGCGGGTCGTGATTCTCGTCTCCAAGTCGGATCACTGTCTGTACGATTTGCTTGCACGGTGGCAGAGCAAAGAACTCGACATCGAGATCCCCTGCGTCATTTCTAACCATGAAATCTTTCGCGGATTAGTCGAATGGCACGGCATTCCCTACTATCACGTTCCCGTTACCTCAGAGACAAAGGCGATCGCCTACGACAAAATCATGCATCTGTTTGAGTCGGTGAATGGCGATGTGATGGTGTTAGCAAGATATATGCAGGTGCTTTCGTCTGAGGTGTGCGATCGCTATCCGGGACGAATTATCAACATTCACCATTCGTTCCTACCGTCGTTTATCGGCGCGAAGCCCTATCACCAGGCACATCAGCGAGGCGTAAAGCTGATCGGCGCAACCTGCCATTACGTCACCTCTGAACTGGATGCGGGACCCATTATCGATCAGGACGTGATTCGGATTGATCACTCGGACGCGGTGGAGGATCTGATTCGCTACGGCAGGGACATCGAGAAAACGGTGCTGGCGCGTGGACTCCGGTATCACGTTGAGGATCGGGTGCTGGTGCATGGGAATAAGACGGTGGTGTTTCGATAG
- a CDS encoding helix-turn-helix domain-containing protein yields the protein MAEIDSSPASSNGSSNPPLQAAEQHGLEHYLGNTIRELRQQHGLTIAEVADRAGISRGMLSKIENAQTSTSLETLEKLANALGVSLSTLFRKYDIPEGGAQLVKNGEGMEVVRRGTKRGHTYQLLAYDQGPTKRFEPFLITMDDASEVFPTFEHPGIEFIHLLEGKLEYRHGRQTYLLKPGDSLTFRGDIPHGPEKLITLPIRFLAIIYYDSYYDDFAIDSWAES from the coding sequence ATGGCAGAGATCGATTCCTCACCAGCTTCCTCCAACGGTTCCTCAAATCCTCCCCTCCAGGCAGCAGAGCAACATGGACTCGAACATTACCTGGGCAATACGATTCGGGAACTGCGCCAGCAGCATGGACTGACGATCGCCGAAGTTGCCGATCGCGCCGGAATTTCCCGCGGAATGCTGTCCAAAATCGAGAATGCCCAAACTTCGACCAGCCTGGAAACCCTGGAAAAGCTGGCAAATGCTCTAGGCGTTTCCCTGTCTACCCTGTTCCGCAAATACGACATTCCCGAAGGCGGAGCGCAGTTAGTGAAAAATGGGGAAGGCATGGAGGTCGTGCGGCGCGGCACGAAGCGGGGACATACCTACCAGTTACTCGCCTACGATCAGGGTCCGACAAAGCGATTTGAACCGTTTCTGATCACAATGGACGACGCTTCCGAGGTGTTCCCGACCTTCGAGCATCCCGGCATCGAGTTTATTCATCTGCTGGAAGGCAAACTGGAATACCGCCACGGACGACAGACCTACCTGTTAAAACCCGGCGATTCCCTCACCTTTAGAGGCGACATTCCCCACGGTCCCGAAAAGCTGATTACCCTGCCAATTCGATTTCTAGCAATTATTTATTACGACAGCTATTACGACGATTTTGCGATCGATTCCTGGGCAGAATCATGA
- a CDS encoding geranylgeranyl reductase family protein: MYDCIIVGAGPAGGSAAYHLAKRGRSVLVLEKESLPRYKPCGGGVSPQIAEWFDFDFSPAISLKVDTIRYTWKMGDEINAKLEDLEPIWMVRRDKFDHFLIEQAQKQGAELRDNTEVKGIEFKSDRWQVNTAQGPVEGRYVIAADGAKGQMAKWLGFKERKRRLAGALEAEAQANVANPETAHFEFGMVKNGYIWNFPKADGYSIGVGTFRGGEPQDFKSILTEYATLFGIDLQTCKQFGHPLCLWDGEQKLHTQNALLAGEAACVVDPFTAEGIRPSILTGVKAAEAIDQAIGGDMNALARYSEIVNQEWGEDMVWAQRLGGVFYRIPSFGYKVGVKRPTATERMGQILCGKLRYSDVANRALKRLTTGLIPGMGG, encoded by the coding sequence ATGTATGACTGCATCATCGTCGGCGCAGGTCCCGCAGGAGGATCGGCTGCCTACCACCTGGCAAAGCGAGGGCGATCGGTTCTGGTGCTAGAAAAAGAGTCGTTGCCGCGCTACAAGCCCTGTGGAGGTGGCGTCTCTCCCCAGATTGCCGAGTGGTTTGACTTCGACTTTTCGCCGGCTATCTCCCTGAAAGTAGATACCATTCGCTACACCTGGAAGATGGGCGATGAGATCAACGCCAAGCTCGAAGACCTGGAGCCGATCTGGATGGTGCGGCGCGACAAATTTGACCATTTCCTGATTGAGCAGGCGCAAAAACAGGGCGCGGAGCTGCGCGACAACACAGAAGTCAAAGGCATTGAGTTCAAAAGCGATCGCTGGCAGGTGAACACTGCCCAGGGTCCAGTAGAAGGACGCTATGTGATCGCCGCCGATGGCGCAAAAGGGCAGATGGCAAAATGGCTGGGCTTTAAGGAGCGCAAGCGTCGATTAGCTGGGGCACTGGAGGCGGAGGCACAGGCAAACGTTGCCAATCCCGAAACCGCGCACTTTGAATTCGGTATGGTTAAAAACGGCTATATCTGGAACTTCCCGAAGGCAGACGGCTACTCGATCGGCGTGGGAACCTTCCGGGGCGGCGAACCTCAGGACTTCAAGAGCATCCTGACCGAATATGCCACGCTGTTTGGGATTGACCTGCAAACCTGCAAGCAGTTTGGACATCCCCTCTGCCTGTGGGACGGCGAACAAAAGCTGCACACCCAGAATGCCCTTCTGGCAGGAGAAGCCGCCTGTGTGGTCGATCCCTTCACAGCAGAAGGCATCCGTCCCTCCATCCTGACTGGAGTTAAGGCAGCAGAAGCGATCGATCAGGCGATCGGCGGCGATATGAATGCCCTGGCTCGCTACTCGGAAATCGTGAACCAGGAATGGGGCGAGGATATGGTCTGGGCACAGCGATTAGGTGGCGTCTTCTACCGGATTCCCAGCTTTGGCTATAAGGTCGGCGTCAAGCGTCCTACCGCAACGGAGCGTATGGGACAAATCCTCTGCGGCAAGCTACGCTATAGCGATGTGGCAAACCGCGCCCTCAAACGACTCACCACTGGCTTAATTCCAGGGATGGGCGGTTAA
- a CDS encoding sarcosine oxidase subunit delta, with protein MKLMTCPINGTRSISEFVYGGEYKEMPDPTAADDTTWAAYVFYRDNVPGIKREWWCHAPSNTWFIAERNTLTDEVIQTYLYADLYGGES; from the coding sequence ATGAAGTTAATGACCTGTCCTATCAACGGAACGCGATCGATCAGCGAGTTTGTCTACGGCGGTGAATATAAAGAGATGCCCGATCCGACCGCTGCTGATGATACGACCTGGGCAGCCTATGTGTTCTATCGAGATAACGTGCCGGGAATCAAGCGGGAATGGTGGTGTCATGCTCCCAGTAATACCTGGTTTATAGCAGAACGAAATACTTTAACGGACGAAGTGATACAGACCTATTTATACGCAGATTTATACGGAGGCGAATCATGA
- a CDS encoding glutathione S-transferase N-terminal domain-containing protein, whose product MLTLVIGNKSYLSWSLRAWLALKQTDLPFTEIKLPLDTPEFYDRIFQYSPSGKVPVLIHDERTNLRRNPAGISPDAGMA is encoded by the coding sequence ATGCTTACCCTCGTCATTGGCAACAAAAGCTACTTGTCCTGGTCGCTTCGTGCCTGGTTAGCCCTCAAACAGACAGATCTGCCCTTCACCGAAATTAAGCTGCCCCTGGACACACCCGAATTCTACGATCGCATTTTCCAATACTCCCCTTCCGGCAAAGTCCCCGTCCTGATTCATGATGAGCGCACAAACCTACGCAGAAACCCTGCGGGCATTTCCCCTGATGCAGGAATGGCTTAA